The DNA region GTCCCCTATCGTCGATCGTTTGCTGGGCCGGAGATTGTGCCGAATCCTCAGCACTTGTAGGAAAAGGTAGATAGATGCGCAGATGGAGTGCCTCGGCGTACCAGATGGTTTGTAAAGGTATTGACATATATTGAAAACTGACTATACTTTCGCATATGAAGAGTCAAGATGAAAAAGAGGAAATAATGCAACTCGTCCGGGATGTGAGCATTGTGAGCGCGGCGGAGATACGTTCCCGTGGGATTCACCATGAGTATCTCCGGCAACTGCGCGCGGAAGGAAGGCTCGTACGGGTGGGCCGCGGGCTTTACAGCCTGCCGGACGCCGATGTGACGGCGCATCACGGTCTGGTACAGGCTGCCAAAGCCGTCCCCAAGGGCGTGATATGCCTGCTTTCTGCTCTTCGTTTCCACGAAATTGGTACTCAGCTTCCCCACGAAGTATGGATAGCCCTTGACCGAAGAGCCGCTCGTCCGAGAGTCGAAAATCCCAAGATGCGGATCGTTCGTTTCTCCGGAAAAGCCCTGACCGAGGGTGTAGAGGAGCATGTCGTGGAGAGCATACGAGTCAAGATTTACAGTCCTGCTAAAACAGTGGCAGATTGTTTCAAGTACAGAAACAAGATCGGGCTGGACGTGGCACTCGAAGCGCTACGCCACGTACTGCGCGAGCGCCGGTGCACCCCCGACGAAGTGTGGCGATATGCAAAGGTTTGTCGAGTAACAAAAATAATGCGGCCCTACATGGAAGCACTCGTATGACCCGACGCCCATCGAACATCGCAGCATCGGTTCGCCAGCAGCTCCTAAACATGATCAGGGAAAGCGGTGAAGATCCAAACCTGATTTGGACCCGCTATGCGATCGAGCGTCTCCTTTACCGCCTCTCAGTGTCGAGCCATGCCCGGAACTTCGTCCTCAAAGGTGCCCAACTATTCTTGGTGTGGACAGGCCACCTGTACCGACCGACCATTGACTTGGACTTGTTGGGCCGCGGCGAAAGTTCCTCTGAATATATCACGGAGTTGTTCCGCGAAGTTTGCTCCATCCAGGTGGAGTTTGACGGTCTCGTCTTTGATCCAGAATCGGTG from Deltaproteobacteria bacterium includes:
- a CDS encoding type IV toxin-antitoxin system AbiEi family antitoxin domain-containing protein, with amino-acid sequence MKSQDEKEEIMQLVRDVSIVSAAEIRSRGIHHEYLRQLRAEGRLVRVGRGLYSLPDADVTAHHGLVQAAKAVPKGVICLLSALRFHEIGTQLPHEVWIALDRRAARPRVENPKMRIVRFSGKALTEGVEEHVVESIRVKIYSPAKTVADCFKYRNKIGLDVALEALRHVLRERRCTPDEVWRYAKVCRVTKIMRPYMEALV